In Halobacillus amylolyticus, the following proteins share a genomic window:
- a CDS encoding (deoxy)nucleoside triphosphate pyrophosphohydrolase: protein MKRIISVVGAVIEQEDNILCALRSPSMSLPLHWEFPGGKIQEGEKPEEALVREINEELGCTIEVKRKIVETNEDNDNTTINLSTFFSEIKTGTPLAFEHDKIQWIHKRELNSLKWAPADIPTVEFITKYM from the coding sequence ATGAAAAGAATTATTAGTGTGGTGGGCGCAGTCATTGAACAAGAGGATAATATTCTATGTGCACTTCGAAGCCCATCTATGTCACTTCCTTTGCATTGGGAATTTCCTGGTGGAAAAATCCAAGAGGGAGAAAAACCTGAAGAGGCACTTGTAAGGGAAATTAATGAGGAGTTAGGATGTACAATTGAAGTGAAACGAAAAATTGTAGAGACAAACGAAGATAATGATAATACAACAATAAACTTGAGTACATTTTTCTCAGAAATTAAAACGGGTACCCCCTTGGCTTTTGAACATGATAAGATCCAATGGATCCATAAACGAGAACTAAATTCATTAAAGTGGGCACCCGCAGATATTCCTACTGTCGAGTTTATTACAAAATACATGTAA
- a CDS encoding ABC-three component system middle component 6 → MIIDRDSNPKDTVYYISACILEISNVQNYNVEGLYEELKEQYNDSLEYTIYLLSLDFLFLIEKISISKEGFLECL, encoded by the coding sequence ATGATAATTGACAGAGACTCAAATCCTAAGGATACCGTGTATTACATCTCAGCTTGTATATTGGAAATTAGTAATGTTCAAAATTACAATGTTGAGGGTTTATATGAGGAATTAAAAGAGCAATATAATGACTCGCTTGAATACACCATTTATTTGCTCTCATTAGACTTCCTTTTTCTTATTGAAAAAATTTCCATTAGTAAGGAGGGATTTCTAGAGTGTTTATAA
- a CDS encoding HAD family hydrolase, producing the protein MDSIIFDLDGTIWDSIDTVLNAWNSIIKENDQIKRELTRKDLEGTMGLQMDDISRKLFPYLDDNTRKQLIIECCDVENEYLEKQGGVLYKNVEEVLKELSQKYKLYIVSNCQPGYIEAFYKYHNLKRYFLDFENPGRTGLSKGENINLIIERNNLSKPVYVGDTEGDLKAARYAGIPFVYAKYGFGQVSQYDDILEKFDDLVKMF; encoded by the coding sequence ATGGATAGTATTATTTTTGACCTAGATGGTACCATTTGGGACTCTATAGACACAGTCCTCAATGCGTGGAACAGTATAATAAAGGAAAATGATCAAATAAAGAGGGAATTAACAAGGAAAGACCTTGAAGGGACAATGGGGTTACAGATGGACGATATAAGTAGAAAGCTGTTTCCATACTTAGATGATAATACTCGGAAACAATTAATAATAGAGTGCTGCGATGTAGAAAATGAATACTTGGAAAAACAAGGTGGTGTTCTTTATAAAAACGTGGAGGAAGTTCTGAAGGAGCTTTCACAGAAATATAAATTATACATCGTTAGCAATTGCCAACCGGGCTACATTGAAGCTTTTTATAAGTATCATAACCTTAAAAGATATTTTTTAGATTTTGAAAATCCGGGGAGAACTGGACTTTCAAAAGGAGAAAATATTAACTTAATTATCGAAAGGAATAACCTATCCAAACCGGTTTATGTTGGAGACACGGAAGGTGATTTAAAAGCAGCTAGATATGCTGGAATTCCATTTGTATATGCAAAATACGGATTTGGACAAGTAAGTCAATATGATGATATTCTTGAGAAGTTTGATGATCTTGTGAAAATGTTCTAG
- a CDS encoding putative holin-like toxin gives MTVFETLFLIISFGTLIVAILSNHKK, from the coding sequence ATGACAGTATTCGAAACACTGTTTCTGATAATTTCTTTCGGAACTTTAATTGTTGCTATACTGTCAAACCATAAAAAATAA
- a CDS encoding LLM class flavin-dependent oxidoreductase codes for MTKQIILNAFEMNSAMHNSHGLWKHPRSQRHRRYKDLDYWMDLAKLLERGKFDAVFLADVLGIYDVYKKSKDPSIRDGLQVPLNDPALVIPAMASVTKHLSFAMTVSTTYEAPFGNARRFSTLDHLTKGRIAWNVVTSYLPNAARNFGLENMIKHDERYDIADEYLDVSYKLWETSWEDDAVVEDVENNTLVDPDKVHEINHEGKYFSVEGPHLSEPSLQRTPVLYQAGTSERGREFASKHAECIFVGGPTPERIHYYADDIRKRAENHGRNPDNIKIFSFLSVIVGETTEEAEQKFEEYARHWSADAAKAQYGASGYDIGEYEEMDPDLPFEYTKSTEGGHYKAATLTKDAPKKLTVGEVLNRFESPDRNSIIVGNPTEVADAIQFQFEESGVDGFNLNHLVTPGDLEDFVDLVIPELQERGLYKKDYQEGTLREKLFPHGESGLPEDHPGSQYRYSLT; via the coding sequence TTGACGAAACAAATTATTTTAAATGCCTTTGAAATGAATAGCGCGATGCACAATTCTCATGGGTTGTGGAAACATCCAAGAAGTCAGCGCCACCGCCGCTATAAAGACTTAGATTACTGGATGGACTTAGCTAAACTATTAGAAAGAGGCAAATTTGATGCCGTGTTTCTCGCCGATGTACTAGGAATCTATGACGTTTATAAAAAAAGTAAAGACCCCTCGATCCGTGATGGATTGCAGGTTCCTTTAAATGATCCTGCCCTGGTTATTCCAGCGATGGCCAGCGTGACCAAGCATTTATCCTTTGCGATGACGGTCAGCACCACCTATGAAGCTCCATTCGGGAATGCTCGGCGTTTCTCCACCCTCGATCACCTGACTAAAGGACGTATCGCGTGGAACGTGGTTACCTCTTACCTGCCAAATGCCGCGCGCAACTTTGGCCTTGAGAATATGATCAAACACGACGAACGCTACGATATCGCTGATGAATATCTTGATGTGTCTTATAAGCTCTGGGAGACGAGCTGGGAAGATGATGCCGTCGTTGAAGATGTCGAAAATAACACACTGGTTGATCCGGATAAAGTTCATGAAATTAATCACGAAGGAAAATACTTTTCCGTGGAAGGGCCGCACCTGAGTGAACCATCCTTACAACGGACACCTGTCCTCTATCAAGCCGGCACATCCGAACGCGGACGCGAATTCGCCTCCAAGCACGCCGAGTGTATCTTTGTCGGCGGCCCGACACCAGAGCGAATTCACTACTATGCCGATGATATTCGTAAGCGTGCGGAAAACCACGGCCGCAATCCAGATAATATTAAAATCTTCTCCTTCCTTAGCGTGATTGTTGGCGAAACAACAGAGGAAGCGGAACAAAAGTTTGAAGAATACGCACGTCACTGGAGTGCAGATGCCGCTAAAGCACAATACGGAGCAAGCGGCTATGACATCGGCGAGTATGAAGAAATGGATCCAGATCTTCCTTTTGAATACACAAAGTCCACAGAAGGCGGCCACTATAAAGCGGCCACACTAACAAAAGACGCACCTAAGAAGCTAACCGTTGGCGAAGTGCTCAATCGCTTTGAGTCACCAGACCGTAATAGTATTATCGTTGGAAATCCGACTGAGGTTGCCGACGCAATCCAGTTTCAATTTGAAGAGTCGGGTGTGGATGGCTTTAACTTGAACCATTTAGTAACCCCTGGGGATCTGGAAGACTTTGTTGATTTGGTGATACCAGAGCTGCAAGAGCGTGGATTGTATAAGAAGGATTACCAGGAGGGTACGTTGAGAGAGAAGCTGTTTCCGCATGGGGAAAGTGGGCTGCCTGAGGATCATCCTGGGAGTCAATATAGATATTCATTAACGTGA
- a CDS encoding GIY-YIG nuclease family protein, which translates to METYEYQFKNLPLTPYICRHLILELFNERVEMRQTIVNEVTAAHLARGGKEANVADKPRMLKKALEKLKKEGLAKNPSYGYWLITNNDLKVSEVEVSDHNLTSQKTETSEAIKEEYDADFVFGEGSGTVYLYYLPTYEMNSSNLEKNTWACKIGKTDRDPLQRVLTQASTALPEKPKIAVIIKTNNSHVLEQSIHNILTYRNKKIETALGNEWFDTNPDEFLEIVQFITQSRYDYPAVR; encoded by the coding sequence TTGGAAACTTATGAATATCAATTTAAGAACTTACCGCTTACACCATACATATGCAGGCATCTCATTTTAGAATTATTTAACGAAAGAGTGGAGATGAGACAAACGATTGTTAATGAGGTGACAGCAGCTCATTTAGCTAGAGGTGGGAAAGAGGCAAACGTAGCTGACAAGCCAAGAATGTTGAAAAAGGCCTTAGAGAAATTAAAGAAAGAAGGATTAGCTAAGAATCCTTCTTATGGTTATTGGCTTATTACTAATAATGATTTAAAAGTTAGTGAAGTAGAAGTATCTGATCATAATTTAACCAGCCAGAAAACGGAAACAAGTGAGGCAATTAAGGAAGAGTATGATGCTGATTTTGTTTTTGGAGAAGGGAGTGGTACTGTCTATTTATACTATTTGCCAACATATGAAATGAATTCTAGTAATCTAGAAAAAAATACGTGGGCATGCAAAATTGGAAAAACTGACAGAGATCCATTACAAAGGGTGCTTACACAGGCTTCTACAGCTTTACCGGAAAAACCAAAAATAGCAGTAATTATCAAGACAAATAACTCACATGTTTTGGAGCAATCTATCCATAATATACTTACTTATAGAAATAAAAAAATTGAAACAGCGCTTGGAAACGAATGGTTTGATACCAATCCTGATGAGTTTCTTGAAATAGTACAGTTTATAACTCAATCTCGATATGACTATCCTGCCGTGCGCTAA
- a CDS encoding sodium:solute symporter family protein, whose amino-acid sequence MGIVSGPLLWTLVSLLALYFVFVVWIGKKGNQHSRSMNGFATARGNVSPWLVGASYAASFASANLFVGVPGLAYEHGVSVLWYTLGGFGAGWIALLLFAKKFWKYGKKFGGVSTLPEWLGRRYNSKTLQVLVTFLVLFNVYYIVGQNVGLATIFESVIGIPYFWGILIGVTITILYIGLGGAFAQIVTDGIQGTLMVITSILIFASLFWTIGGGLNVFGELSTKLEAIDPELIAPLNGPYDSVLAILSVQFLHISFVVMPHLLNKVLSLETEDQLRPFTMSAGLGMFFITVLMVLGGLAARVLAPSLSSADSAIPVYVLEAFPPIIAAIIIVGIISAILSSTDSLYLSITSSIGNDLYKVLAPILSKGKLSKHQLDVRSVKVAKGSLIFVGLATFYLSLDRPDSLAILIQFSFSAIISGLLAPIVLGYLWGKSNGYGAIASLISGTGLYVLFTSLNVFENIYISLFLAAAAGFVVMIVTSLVTTSNVTKEEEDVFLKDVL is encoded by the coding sequence ATGGGAATTGTTTCGGGACCACTGTTATGGACGCTTGTCAGTCTTCTGGCTTTGTACTTTGTCTTTGTTGTATGGATTGGAAAAAAGGGGAATCAGCATAGTAGATCGATGAACGGTTTTGCAACAGCAAGAGGGAATGTCAGCCCTTGGCTTGTAGGGGCAAGCTATGCAGCAAGTTTCGCTAGTGCCAATTTGTTTGTAGGTGTTCCTGGTCTAGCTTATGAACATGGAGTTTCAGTATTATGGTATACGCTCGGTGGCTTTGGGGCTGGCTGGATCGCTCTTCTGCTATTTGCTAAGAAGTTTTGGAAATATGGAAAGAAGTTCGGCGGAGTTTCCACACTTCCTGAATGGCTTGGGAGAAGATATAACAGCAAAACCTTGCAAGTCCTCGTCACTTTTTTAGTATTGTTTAACGTGTATTATATTGTCGGTCAAAATGTCGGGTTGGCGACAATCTTTGAATCCGTTATCGGCATTCCTTATTTCTGGGGGATTCTGATTGGTGTGACCATTACGATTCTCTATATTGGACTTGGCGGTGCCTTTGCCCAAATTGTTACGGATGGTATCCAAGGAACCTTGATGGTAATCACATCTATCCTGATCTTTGCGTCATTATTTTGGACGATAGGTGGGGGACTGAATGTATTTGGTGAGCTTTCTACTAAACTAGAAGCGATCGATCCAGAATTGATCGCTCCGCTAAACGGACCCTATGACAGTGTCTTAGCTATTTTGTCGGTTCAATTTTTACATATTAGTTTTGTTGTCATGCCGCACCTGCTTAATAAAGTGTTATCACTGGAAACGGAGGATCAGCTTCGGCCGTTTACGATGTCAGCGGGGCTTGGCATGTTCTTCATTACCGTGTTAATGGTGTTGGGTGGTCTGGCAGCTAGAGTGCTGGCTCCATCGCTTAGTAGTGCGGACTCGGCCATTCCCGTCTATGTACTAGAAGCCTTTCCACCAATCATTGCTGCGATTATCATCGTTGGGATTATTTCAGCGATTCTATCAAGTACAGACAGCTTGTATTTGAGTATTACGTCAAGCATTGGAAACGATCTGTACAAGGTGCTGGCTCCGATCCTTTCGAAAGGGAAGTTATCCAAACATCAATTGGATGTACGCTCGGTAAAAGTAGCCAAAGGCTCGCTCATCTTTGTTGGTTTGGCCACCTTTTACCTGTCGCTCGATCGACCTGATTCGCTGGCGATCCTGATTCAGTTTAGTTTCTCAGCGATTATCAGTGGCCTCCTTGCTCCGATTGTATTGGGCTATTTATGGGGGAAATCCAATGGTTACGGTGCAATAGCCTCGCTCATTTCAGGTACGGGACTCTATGTTCTTTTTACTAGTTTGAATGTCTTTGAAAATATTTATATATCCTTGTTCCTTGCCGCTGCTGCTGGATTTGTTGTGATGATCGTGACGAGCTTAGTCACGACGTCTAATGTAACAAAAGAAGAAGAGGATGTCTTTTTAAAAGATGTGCTTTAA
- a CDS encoding malate:quinone oxidoreductase codes for MSNSQSKTDVILIGAGIMSATLGALLKELVPDWNIRVFERLESGGEESSNVWNNAGTGHAALCELNYTKEQPDGSIDMSKATKVNEQFQVSKQFWSYLVNGNLIRNPHEFIKPLPHMSLVQGEQNVKFLRKRFNTMVENPLFKAMEFSDDPETLKEWIPLIMSGRTSNEAIAATKIDAGTDVNFGVLTRKLFDTLESTDLDVNYKHSVEDIKRTDDGAWEVTVQDLANNKLETHTSDFVFIGGGGGSLHLLQKTGIPESKHIGGFPVSGQFMVCNNQEVIEQHHAKVYGKAKVGAPPMSVPHLDTRFIDNKTSLLFGPFAGFSPKFLKTGSLLDLITSVRKDNLATMISAGVKNASLTKYLIEQVILSKEQRMEQLREFIPNAKSEDWDLVTAGQRVQVIKDTKDGGKGTLQFGTELVHSADGSIAALLGASPGASTAVSVMLELMEKCFPQHIKEWEPKIKEMIPSYGKKLVENPELIQEIHTSTAQALNLDDQKKTNPEQEQETRVLQEA; via the coding sequence ATGAGCAACAGCCAGAGTAAAACAGACGTTATTTTAATTGGTGCAGGAATTATGAGTGCAACGCTTGGAGCATTGTTGAAAGAACTAGTGCCGGACTGGAATATTCGCGTGTTTGAAAGGCTTGAAAGTGGAGGAGAAGAAAGTTCAAACGTATGGAATAATGCGGGTACGGGACATGCTGCCCTGTGTGAGCTGAACTATACGAAAGAACAGCCGGACGGTTCGATCGACATGTCTAAAGCTACTAAAGTGAATGAACAATTTCAGGTTTCAAAGCAATTTTGGTCTTATCTTGTAAACGGTAATCTGATTCGTAATCCTCATGAGTTCATTAAACCTTTGCCTCATATGAGTTTGGTACAAGGGGAGCAGAATGTTAAGTTTCTAAGAAAGCGTTTTAACACGATGGTGGAGAATCCTTTGTTTAAAGCGATGGAATTTTCCGATGATCCGGAAACATTGAAAGAATGGATTCCGCTGATCATGAGTGGCCGGACTTCGAATGAAGCGATAGCCGCTACAAAAATCGATGCGGGAACAGATGTTAACTTTGGAGTGTTAACACGTAAGTTGTTTGACACCTTGGAAAGTACAGACCTTGATGTCAATTATAAGCATAGTGTTGAGGACATCAAGCGGACTGACGATGGCGCATGGGAAGTGACGGTCCAGGATCTCGCTAATAATAAACTTGAAACCCATACGTCTGATTTTGTGTTTATCGGCGGGGGCGGTGGAAGTCTCCACTTGCTGCAAAAGACTGGTATTCCTGAATCCAAACATATCGGAGGTTTCCCGGTAAGCGGACAGTTTATGGTGTGTAATAATCAGGAAGTGATCGAACAGCATCATGCCAAAGTGTACGGCAAAGCCAAGGTGGGAGCTCCACCAATGTCTGTGCCGCATTTGGATACACGTTTTATCGACAATAAAACATCACTGCTGTTTGGACCGTTTGCCGGCTTTTCACCGAAGTTTTTAAAAACGGGCTCTTTGCTTGATTTGATAACATCCGTACGCAAGGATAATCTTGCAACGATGATCTCGGCAGGCGTAAAAAACGCTTCGTTGACGAAATACTTGATTGAACAAGTCATTTTATCCAAAGAACAGCGCATGGAACAGTTACGTGAGTTTATTCCAAACGCCAAGAGCGAGGATTGGGACTTAGTCACAGCCGGTCAACGTGTGCAAGTAATCAAAGATACGAAGGACGGCGGCAAAGGAACCCTTCAATTTGGTACGGAACTTGTTCATTCTGCTGACGGCTCGATCGCGGCCTTGCTCGGTGCTTCCCCAGGTGCTTCTACGGCCGTTTCCGTTATGCTTGAATTAATGGAAAAATGCTTTCCGCAGCATATCAAAGAATGGGAACCGAAAATCAAAGAAATGATTCCTTCTTATGGCAAGAAGCTAGTGGAAAACCCAGAGCTTATCCAGGAAATTCATACGTCGACAGCGCAAGCGCTCAACTTAGACGATCAAAAAAAAACGAATCCTGAGCAGGAACAGGAAACTCGTGTCTTACAAGAAGCATAA